In the Streptomyces formicae genome, one interval contains:
- a CDS encoding trypsin-like serine peptidase, with protein MTATPASPPRRAHGRTTGLALAGMALALAVPTPAAAAGGQAGAAAAGPVSVLKFTAKERKDALAYWTPARIKAVGKSVDLGPTGPKAKPWRGTTLKTVGRLFFVNSTGADTWCTATAVKSANRSAVMTAAHCVRRGSSPYNTNMSMVFVPAYHKGKMPYGAFAVRQAATPRAWEKDSTDDLSALTVDADKSRRKLTDVVGGQAIAFNRPVGGTISSLGYSATRPQLGEELLRCVGTAKKEHGTQAIPCDMSGGSSGGPWLAEFNTTTGKGVLVSVNSSLDSLTPTKMYGEVFGATAKKVYDKAQSA; from the coding sequence GTGACCGCGACCCCCGCTTCCCCGCCCCGACGTGCGCACGGCCGGACCACGGGACTCGCCCTCGCCGGGATGGCCCTCGCCCTCGCCGTTCCGACCCCGGCGGCAGCCGCGGGCGGCCAAGCGGGAGCCGCCGCTGCCGGGCCCGTCTCCGTCCTGAAGTTCACCGCCAAGGAGCGCAAGGACGCGCTCGCCTACTGGACTCCCGCCCGCATCAAGGCCGTGGGCAAGTCCGTGGACCTCGGCCCGACAGGACCGAAGGCCAAGCCGTGGCGGGGCACCACCCTGAAGACCGTAGGACGGCTCTTCTTCGTCAACTCCACCGGCGCCGACACCTGGTGCACGGCCACCGCCGTGAAGAGCGCCAACCGCTCCGCCGTCATGACCGCCGCCCACTGCGTGCGCAGAGGCTCCTCGCCCTACAACACCAACATGTCGATGGTGTTCGTCCCCGCCTACCACAAGGGCAAGATGCCGTACGGCGCGTTCGCGGTCCGGCAGGCCGCGACCCCGCGCGCCTGGGAGAAGGACTCCACCGACGACCTTTCCGCGCTGACCGTCGACGCCGACAAGAGCCGCCGCAAGCTCACCGATGTCGTCGGCGGCCAGGCCATCGCCTTCAACCGCCCCGTCGGCGGCACCATCTCCTCCCTCGGCTACTCCGCCACCCGCCCGCAGCTCGGCGAGGAACTCCTGCGCTGCGTCGGCACCGCGAAGAAGGAGCACGGCACCCAGGCGATCCCCTGTGACATGAGCGGCGGCTCCAGCGGCGGCCCGTGGCTGGCCGAGTTCAACACCACCACCGGCAAGGGGGTGCTGGTCTCCGTCAACAGCTCCCTGGACTCCCTGACGCCGACCAAGATGTACGGGGAGGTGTTCGGGGCCACGGCCAAGAAGGTGTACGACAAGGCCCAGAGCGCCTGA
- a CDS encoding cytochrome P450, whose protein sequence is MTDRSHATGWAGECDMEPFVTGAGNGRPARPLRGVAARGRQDHPLARLTAEFDGVHDVWRSASGLVCVAGPDAARAVMGNRHALVAETSDFYRTRNDVFGPRAAQIEIGRASRALMNRHLDAHQSRLPTLIRDRLAPSSRWPDAGNLLVLAHLRDVLLHPDTSPALRATLQDIVTRAVLAGARQRHSAPSRLLFRRRALGALHAEVAARRREREGSREGNDGGGAQRDLLDVVVDGGGPTASPAELAEVYLSFLFATVGSIGFALGWSVLLLGTHPDCRTEQANWVVREALRLWPVAWLFARSPSRAQELDGTRVTPKDQLAVCTYLVHRHPGHWERPDEFVPGRWAGAVPDGAYLPFGHGPHTCAGATVTMRLLEDLVALITRDWRLSVTHDGAGPQVGPALAPPRFTAALSRRGTGPGGSAGPGGR, encoded by the coding sequence GTGACGGATCGCAGCCACGCGACGGGCTGGGCGGGGGAGTGCGACATGGAGCCGTTCGTGACAGGTGCGGGGAACGGCAGGCCCGCCCGCCCTCTGCGCGGCGTCGCCGCCCGGGGCCGCCAGGACCATCCGCTCGCCCGGCTGACCGCCGAGTTCGACGGGGTCCACGACGTGTGGCGGTCGGCCTCCGGCCTGGTGTGCGTCGCGGGGCCGGACGCGGCCAGGGCGGTGATGGGCAACCGGCACGCGCTCGTCGCCGAGACGTCCGACTTCTACCGGACCCGGAACGACGTCTTCGGGCCGCGCGCCGCGCAGATCGAGATCGGCCGCGCCTCCCGGGCGCTGATGAACCGTCACCTCGACGCCCATCAGTCCCGCCTGCCCACGCTCATCAGGGACCGTCTCGCGCCGAGCAGCCGCTGGCCCGATGCCGGGAACCTGCTCGTCCTCGCGCATCTGCGGGATGTACTGCTGCACCCCGACACCTCGCCCGCCCTGCGCGCGACACTTCAGGACATCGTCACGCGCGCGGTCCTCGCGGGCGCGCGACAGCGCCACTCGGCGCCGTCCCGCCTCCTGTTCCGCCGCCGCGCCCTCGGCGCACTGCACGCCGAAGTGGCGGCGAGGCGGCGCGAGAGGGAGGGGAGCAGGGAGGGGAATGACGGGGGCGGCGCGCAGCGCGACCTGCTCGATGTCGTCGTGGACGGCGGCGGCCCGACCGCGTCCCCTGCGGAACTCGCGGAGGTCTACCTGTCGTTCCTCTTCGCCACGGTCGGCTCGATCGGTTTCGCTCTCGGCTGGTCGGTCCTCCTCCTCGGCACCCACCCCGACTGCCGTACGGAGCAAGCGAATTGGGTCGTACGCGAAGCGCTGCGGCTGTGGCCGGTGGCTTGGCTGTTCGCCCGGTCGCCGAGCCGGGCGCAGGAACTCGACGGGACGCGGGTGACGCCCAAGGACCAACTCGCCGTGTGCACCTACCTGGTGCACCGGCATCCCGGGCACTGGGAGCGGCCCGACGAGTTCGTGCCGGGGCGCTGGGCGGGCGCCGTACCGGACGGGGCGTACCTCCCCTTCGGCCACGGGCCGCACACGTGTGCCGGGGCGACCGTCACCATGCGTCTGCTCGAGGATCTCGTCGCACTCATCACCCGTGACTGGCGGCTGTCGGTCACCCACGACGGCGCCGGGCCCCAGGTGGGTCCCGCGCTGGCTCCGCCGCGTTTCACCGCGGCGCTGAGCCGCCGGGGCACCGGCCCCGGAGGCTCCGCAGGCCCCGGAGGGAGGTGA
- a CDS encoding cytochrome P450, whose protein sequence is MTTPQHPDDFLHMMRMRSASEQGIFWVDDERLAVFEPEAARRVSATNWHGFTMHDRLIDVVRRRTSPEMPWSRIRAAWLTQLHALATAEHHGHLIERMERIIDARLGEDVDLTMLAQDVAVRSLLPLALGGLTAAESNLVRRDLEGKLLRLVSPEPGSAWQQLRFVGVQVRSGLVVRRVLRQRANGRRGREPDLTDPFVDLLPELGMDRALDVVTAVLTAIAGPPGTAAASLLYEFSRQPEWRTRLTDELSGVDPAAFRAAPTSEAPVTHRFVKEVLRLWSPPLLLVRRSTYAFDLGRARLGAGEWYLLSPHMIHRDERVWKQPDVFDPDRFLPGAPHGPADRTCYVPFGWAPKKCIGANIATVQLMALCHQLCTRYHLTVDRPQEVTMALRFAPVPENFHGRLTPR, encoded by the coding sequence ATGACCACTCCTCAGCACCCCGACGACTTCCTGCACATGATGCGGATGCGCAGCGCGAGCGAGCAGGGCATCTTCTGGGTCGACGACGAACGGCTCGCCGTGTTCGAGCCGGAGGCCGCCCGCCGCGTCAGTGCCACGAACTGGCACGGGTTCACCATGCACGACCGGCTGATCGACGTGGTGCGCCGACGCACCAGCCCGGAAATGCCCTGGAGCCGGATCCGCGCCGCGTGGCTCACCCAACTGCACGCGCTCGCCACGGCGGAGCACCACGGACACCTGATCGAGCGCATGGAGCGGATCATCGACGCACGGCTCGGCGAGGACGTGGACCTGACCATGCTCGCCCAGGACGTGGCCGTACGGTCGCTGCTGCCCCTCGCCCTCGGGGGCCTGACCGCAGCGGAGTCGAATCTCGTCCGCCGTGACCTGGAGGGCAAGCTGCTGCGGCTGGTCTCGCCCGAACCCGGCAGCGCCTGGCAGCAACTCCGCTTCGTCGGGGTGCAGGTCAGGTCGGGTCTTGTCGTACGCCGTGTGCTGCGCCAGCGCGCCAACGGCAGGCGCGGTCGCGAGCCCGACCTCACGGACCCCTTCGTCGACCTGCTGCCCGAGCTCGGCATGGACCGTGCCCTGGACGTGGTGACCGCCGTCCTCACCGCCATCGCGGGCCCACCGGGCACCGCCGCCGCGAGCCTGCTGTACGAATTTTCCCGGCAGCCCGAGTGGCGCACGCGCCTGACCGACGAGCTGTCCGGCGTCGACCCCGCGGCCTTCCGTGCGGCACCGACGAGCGAGGCACCCGTGACCCACCGGTTCGTCAAAGAGGTCCTGCGGCTCTGGAGCCCGCCGCTGCTCCTGGTGCGGCGCTCCACCTACGCGTTCGACCTGGGACGGGCGCGGCTGGGCGCGGGGGAGTGGTACCTGCTGAGCCCGCACATGATCCACCGCGACGAGCGCGTCTGGAAACAGCCCGACGTCTTCGACCCGGACCGCTTCCTGCCCGGCGCACCGCACGGCCCCGCGGACCGCACGTGCTACGTCCCGTTCGGGTGGGCCCCGAAGAAGTGCATCGGCGCCAACATCGCCACGGTCCAGTTGATGGCCCTGTGCCACCAGCTGTGCACGCGCTACCACCTGACGGTGGACCGCCCGCAGGAGGTCACCATGGCCCTGCGTTTCGCACCCGTCCCGGAGAACTTCCACGGACGGCTGACCCCGCGATAG
- a CDS encoding MBL fold metallo-hydrolase, producing the protein MFFVDTLEFEGLGNRSYLAGGPSAAVAIDPPRDIDQVLAAAARRGVRIAFVAETHVHNDYVTGGLELARVTGAEYLVPAGAHVSFARVPVADGDTVTVDEGLVLRALATPGHTPHHTSYALTDDGRGVAVFTGGSLLIGTVGRPDLVEPRLTEQLARAQHASAHRLADELDDEVPVLPTHGFGSFCSSSQAEGDATTIGRERKTNDALTQDVDTFVAELLAGLDDVPAYYAHMGPANAAGPAPVDLTPPGRADGEEIASRLAAGEWVVDLRSRMAFAEGHVAGSFNFEGEGKLATYLAWLIPWGKPVTLLAGTPGQLADAQRELARVGIDRPAAAATGDPADWVRAGERLASFPRARFADLAQVRERGEDVVVLDVRRDSERAGGFVEGSVHIPIHELYGRVGEVPDGTVWVHCAGGMRAAIAASLLDAAGRDVVAVDDGFDAATDAGLVLARPDSTG; encoded by the coding sequence GTGTTCTTCGTCGACACCCTGGAATTCGAAGGTCTGGGCAACCGCAGCTACCTGGCGGGCGGGCCCAGCGCCGCGGTAGCCATCGATCCGCCGCGCGACATCGACCAGGTGCTCGCCGCGGCGGCCCGGCGCGGGGTGCGCATCGCCTTCGTCGCCGAGACCCACGTGCACAACGACTACGTCACGGGCGGCCTGGAGCTTGCCCGCGTCACCGGCGCCGAGTACCTGGTGCCCGCCGGGGCGCACGTGTCCTTCGCGCGCGTCCCCGTCGCCGACGGCGACACCGTGACGGTCGACGAGGGCCTCGTGCTGCGAGCCCTCGCCACCCCGGGGCACACCCCGCACCACACCTCCTATGCCCTGACCGATGACGGGCGCGGCGTGGCGGTGTTCACCGGCGGGTCGCTGTTGATAGGCACCGTGGGCCGTCCGGACCTGGTCGAACCGAGGCTGACCGAGCAGTTGGCCCGCGCCCAGCACGCGTCCGCCCACCGCCTGGCCGACGAGCTGGACGACGAGGTCCCGGTCCTTCCCACCCATGGCTTCGGCAGCTTCTGCTCCTCGTCCCAGGCCGAGGGTGACGCGACCACGATCGGCCGGGAGCGCAAGACCAACGACGCGCTGACCCAGGACGTGGACACCTTCGTCGCCGAGCTGCTCGCCGGTCTCGACGACGTGCCCGCCTACTACGCGCACATGGGCCCCGCCAACGCCGCGGGCCCCGCGCCCGTCGACCTCACGCCGCCCGGGCGCGCGGACGGCGAGGAGATCGCGTCCCGCCTCGCCGCGGGGGAGTGGGTGGTCGACCTGCGCAGCCGCATGGCCTTCGCCGAGGGGCATGTCGCGGGGTCGTTCAACTTCGAGGGCGAGGGCAAGCTCGCCACCTACCTCGCCTGGCTGATCCCGTGGGGCAAGCCCGTCACCCTGCTGGCCGGGACACCCGGACAGCTCGCCGACGCGCAGCGGGAGCTGGCCCGCGTCGGCATCGACCGCCCGGCCGCCGCCGCCACGGGCGACCCGGCCGACTGGGTCCGCGCCGGTGAGCGGCTCGCCTCGTTCCCCCGGGCCCGTTTCGCCGACCTCGCCCAAGTGCGCGAGCGCGGGGAAGACGTGGTGGTCCTCGACGTACGGCGGGACTCCGAGCGCGCGGGCGGCTTCGTCGAAGGATCGGTCCACATCCCGATCCACGAGCTGTACGGCCGCGTCGGCGAGGTGCCGGACGGGACGGTGTGGGTGCACTGCGCGGGCGGGATGCGCGCGGCGATCGCCGCCTCCCTGCTGGACGCCGCGGGCCGTGACGTGGTCGCCGTCGACGACGGTTTCGACGCCGCCACCGACGCGGGGCTGGTACTCGCCCGCCCCGACAGCACCGGCTGA
- a CDS encoding rhodanese-like domain-containing protein: MFPFLRRGPGRLTPRQARQRTSDSEAVLLDVRETPEWQAGHAPGALHLPLSRLTAGAPLPGEARDRPVIAICRSGNRSRQAARLLAERGVDATDVSGGMTAWARQGLPVIGTGGGSGVIA; this comes from the coding sequence ATGTTCCCGTTCCTTCGCCGCGGCCCCGGCCGCCTCACCCCACGACAGGCCCGGCAGCGGACCAGCGACAGCGAGGCCGTGCTGCTCGACGTCCGCGAGACGCCGGAGTGGCAGGCCGGGCACGCGCCCGGCGCGCTGCACCTGCCGCTCTCCCGGCTCACGGCCGGGGCACCTCTTCCCGGAGAGGCACGGGACAGGCCGGTGATCGCGATCTGCCGCTCCGGCAACCGCTCCCGGCAGGCCGCGAGGCTGCTGGCCGAGCGCGGCGTCGACGCCACGGACGTCAGCGGCGGCATGACCGCCTGGGCCCGCCAGGGCCTTCCGGTCATCGGCACGGGCGGCGGCAGCGGTGTCATAGCGTGA
- a CDS encoding sulfite exporter TauE/SafE family protein, giving the protein MSVLILALIAGAVVGLALGALGGGGSVLAVPALIYLLGFTPAAATTASLIIVTATSLTALYAHARTGNVRWKSGALFAAAGLLPAAAAGAAASRLPQALLTAVFAAVAALAAVKMLRPARTDGDRTTKVRPVKAAGTGAGLGALTGLLGVGGGFLAVPALVTVLAFEMQAAVGTSLLVISANSLAALATRGAADSGLDWAVIGPFTGAAILAAWDGKRLAAKVTGTRLQHTFAVVLLAVAAFMLIDAVV; this is encoded by the coding sequence GTGAGCGTGCTGATCCTCGCCCTGATCGCCGGGGCGGTGGTCGGGCTCGCGCTCGGCGCGCTCGGTGGCGGCGGCAGTGTCCTGGCCGTCCCCGCGCTGATCTACCTGCTCGGCTTCACCCCGGCTGCCGCCACCACCGCCAGCCTCATCATCGTCACCGCCACCTCGCTGACCGCCCTGTACGCGCATGCCAGGACCGGCAACGTCCGCTGGAAATCCGGCGCGCTGTTCGCCGCGGCCGGACTGCTGCCCGCCGCCGCGGCCGGCGCCGCCGCGTCCCGTCTGCCACAAGCGCTGCTGACCGCCGTGTTCGCCGCCGTCGCGGCCCTCGCCGCGGTCAAGATGCTGCGGCCCGCCCGGACGGACGGCGACCGCACGACCAAGGTGCGGCCCGTGAAGGCCGCAGGGACCGGAGCCGGTCTGGGAGCGCTGACCGGGCTGCTCGGCGTCGGCGGCGGGTTCCTCGCCGTCCCCGCCCTCGTCACCGTGCTGGCGTTCGAGATGCAGGCAGCCGTGGGCACCAGCCTGCTGGTCATCTCCGCGAACTCGCTCGCCGCCCTGGCCACCCGAGGCGCCGCCGACTCGGGTCTCGACTGGGCGGTGATCGGCCCCTTCACCGGCGCCGCGATCCTCGCCGCCTGGGACGGCAAACGCCTGGCGGCCAAGGTCACAGGCACCCGGCTGCAACACACCTTCGCCGTCGTCCTGCTGGCCGTGGCCGCGTTCATGCTCATCGACGCAGTGGTCTGA
- a CDS encoding metal-sensitive transcriptional regulator, translated as MELAMAAEELKTVVNRLRRAQGQIAGVIKMIEEGRDCEDVVTQLAAASRALDKAGFAIIATGLQHCLTDADMAATGDREQMRARLEKLFLSLA; from the coding sequence GTGGAACTGGCGATGGCGGCTGAGGAATTGAAGACGGTGGTCAACCGGCTGCGCCGGGCGCAGGGGCAGATCGCCGGTGTGATCAAGATGATCGAGGAGGGGCGGGACTGCGAGGACGTGGTCACGCAGCTCGCGGCGGCGTCCCGGGCCCTGGACAAGGCGGGTTTCGCGATCATCGCGACCGGTCTGCAGCACTGCCTGACCGACGCGGACATGGCCGCCACGGGTGACCGTGAGCAGATGCGTGCGCGTCTGGAGAAGCTGTTCCTTTCGTTGGCCTGA
- a CDS encoding rhodanese-like domain-containing protein, protein MAPTTLTVDQVHARLHELTVIDVRTPGEYASGHLPGAHNIPLVHLDAALSALKTAADRGDLLVVCASGARSGTACARLVEEGINAATLTGGTAAWTELGHDTHRAATTRPVWGMERQVRLAAGSLVLTGLLAGQRWSAARWLSAGVAGGLAFSALTDTCGMAALLARLPHNRPEADDLRATLAAVAG, encoded by the coding sequence GTGGCACCCACCACCCTCACCGTCGACCAGGTCCACGCCCGCCTCCACGAGCTGACCGTCATCGACGTCCGTACCCCCGGCGAGTACGCCTCCGGCCACCTGCCCGGCGCCCACAACATCCCCCTCGTCCACCTCGACGCGGCCCTGTCCGCCCTGAAGACCGCCGCCGACCGGGGTGACCTCCTCGTCGTGTGCGCCTCCGGCGCGCGCTCCGGGACCGCCTGCGCGCGCCTGGTCGAAGAGGGCATCAACGCCGCCACCCTCACCGGCGGCACAGCCGCCTGGACCGAGCTCGGCCACGACACCCACCGGGCCGCCACCACCCGTCCCGTCTGGGGCATGGAGCGCCAGGTCCGCCTCGCCGCCGGATCCCTCGTTCTGACCGGACTGCTCGCGGGACAGCGCTGGTCCGCGGCACGCTGGCTCTCCGCGGGCGTCGCGGGAGGACTGGCCTTCTCGGCCCTCACGGACACCTGCGGCATGGCCGCGCTCCTCGCCAGGCTCCCGCACAACCGGCCCGAGGCCGACGACCTGCGCGCCACGCTCGCCGCCGTGGCGGGCTGA